CAGGGACCTTTGGCTCACCTAAGATATTAATGTTGTCAGGTATTGGCCCTAAAGAGCAGTTGCAAGAACATGGTATTGAAGTGGTCTATGACTCACCAAATGTTGGTGAAAACCTACAAGACCATTTAGATGTTGTTTTTGATTATGAGGTGAATACCAAAGACGTGTTTGGGATTACTTTGGGTGCAGCTGGTAAAATAATCAAAGGCTTGAGTCGTTGGAAAAAAGATGGCACCGGCCTGTTGTCAACCAACTTTGCTGAAGCGGGTGCCTTTTTTAGTGCTAAAGAAAACGACCCAAAAGATTGGCCAGACATCCAGCTACACTTTTTGATTTCTCGAGTGGTAGAGCATGGTCGCAAAATTAAGTTGGGTCACGCCGTCTCCGTCCACACTTGTTACTTGCGTCCTGAAAGCCGCGGTACGGTTAAGTTGGCATCTAATGATCCAAGCGAAGCACCGCTAATTGATCCCAACTATTTGTCTCATCCAAAAGACGTCGAACATATGGTAGCAGGCGCAGAGCGTACGCGTGCCATTATGCAAGAAGAGGCCATGGCAAAGTTCATCACCAAGGACTACGCGGGCCCTGATATTGAAAAGGATGGTTTACTAGGCTATATACGAAACAAGGCGGATACGATTTATCATCCAGTAGGTACGTGTCGTATGGGTTCAGACAGTCTATCAGTCGTGGACGTAGATCTTAAAGTCAGAGGTGTCGATGGACTGCGTGTAGTCGATGCTTCGATTATGCCGACACTAATCAGTGCCAATACTAATGGTCCAACCATCGCTATTGCCGAAAAAATCGCTGATCAGATTAAGGCTGAACGTGCTGCCACTGCCGACCCTATGAAGGCTGAAAATATTAACCCGATCAAGGCTAAAGAGCCAGCTTATGCATAGTGTTGCATAGCACTATTCCATGAGAACGGCTTGATGGTTAAGGCCTAGATTTAGGAAAAGCTTTCCAGCATCTCTTTAGAGAACTGGAAGGCTTTTTTGTTTTAGATGCTCTATGGTTGTGGTTGATTTGAAGTTCAGAACTTGGTCCGATACTGCATATGTTAGGGACATATTAGGTAATATCTAATTCAGGACAATTTAGGCTAATTTGGATTTTTAGACTTCTCATCAAGAAACGTCTTTTGAATCTTGAAGTCATTTGCTAGAAGGTCTTTTTACTGGCTATTAAATATTATGGCGAGAATGGTATAAACTACTGGTAATGAATCTAAGATAACTGTATCGATGGCGAGCTTATTGCGCTGGGCTCTGCAAGATATTTTCTTAGTAATATTCGTACAGGCTTTGATGTTATGCAGCCGAAATGATTTATCAAGGTTACGGATTTTTGAATGCAAGGCTTATAATTTAACACCTCGGCGCAGAATTCCCCTACTTCTAAAGTAGTGGGATGAATGCGTATTTTTGGGTTACTATTTGGTGTATTTGTTATAATAATTAATAATTATACCGCCAATGACAAACAACTTCTATATGAGCAAACAAATCCTTAAAGCCCATAAAATCAGACTGTACCCGACAGAGGATCAACAAATATTCTTTGCTAAGTCGTTTGGTTGCACGCGCTTTATTTGGAACAAGATGCTTAGTGATAAGATTGAGCATTATAAAGAGAGTAAGACTGAGCTTAAAAATACCCCTGCTCAATATAAGACTGAGTTTGAGTGGCTAAAAGAGATTGATAGTTTGGCGCTGGCCAACGTCCAGCAGAACCTACGCAGTGCTTATAATAAATTCTTCAAACAAGGGTCAGGCTTCCCTAAGTTCAAGAAGAAAGGCATCAAAGACAGTTACACCACCAACAATCAAAAGGGTACGGTAGCGGTCACACAAAGCAGCGTTAAGTTGCCTAAAATCGGTCACATCAAGGCGAAGGTACACCGCTCTATCAATGGCTTAATTAAAAGCGCTACCATCAGTAAAAGCCCATCCGGTAACTACCATGTCAGCTTATTGGTTGAAACAGTGGTCGATGACCTGCCTAAAACCCAGTCAAACACCGGTATTGATTTAGGATTAATAGACTTCATCGTCCTATCAGACGGGTCAAAAGTTGCTAATCCTAAATTTCTATCAAAATTGCAAAATAAACTGGCGCGAGAACAAAAAATATTGGCCAAACGCAGATTGGTTGCTAAAACTCAGCAGCGCAAGCTGTCTGAGAGCAGCAACTATCAAAAGCAGAAAACAAAAGTCGCTAAAGTTTATGAAAAAATAACCAATGCACGCAAAGACTTCCTACACAAACTCTCGTTCAATCTCATTAAAAACCACGATGTTATTGCAATTGAGGATTTAAACGTCAAGGGCATGGTTAAAAACCACAAACTTGCCAAAGCCATATTGGACAGCTCATGGTCTACTTTTACCACCATGCTTGCGTATAAAGCAGACTGGTATGGCAAAGAGCTTGTCAAAATAGACAGGTGGTATCCGTCCTCTAAAACCTGCTCAGGGTGCGGTCACTTACTGACTAAAGCTGAGCTGCCACTATCGGTAAGATCATGGGATTGCCCGAGCTGCTTGCAAAAAAATAATCGAGATATCAATGCCAGCCTTAATATCTTAAACGAGGGATTAAGACTGGTAACACTCAAAACTGTCGGTGTGACAGGGTTAGCTTAGTGAATTTGCCTAACCTCTGATACAGAATATCATATTAAGTATGGGTATTATCTAAGAAACCGCCACCTCTATAGGTGGTCGGTAGTTCATAGTCGCTAATTCAAGGCTTCTAATTCAATCTTTTAACTGTCTAGAACAGTTAAGCTGCTCTAGGTTATATGCTGTTCTAGCAACCTATACTCTTCTAACCAATCTATATGGTTTTACCAATCAGAAATTCACTAATTTATAAGGAGTTTACATTGTCGAATGATTTAACGGCGATTACAGAGTACCTTCTTGAGCTTGATGCCTTAAAACTGGTTAACCGCCGCACCTATATCGATGGTGGCGCTCGTCTTGAAAACTCTGCTGAACATTCATGGCATTTGGCTATGGCTTGCTGGTCAATTTCAAGAAGTTTTAATCTTGACATATCTGAAGAAAAATTACTGAAGCTAGCGTTAATCCATGATTTAGGTGAAATAGACGCTGGCGATACCTTTCTTTATGCTAGCGACAGAAGTACCGCGCATACCGCTGAGCGAGAAGGTGTAAAGCGTTTAAAAACCTATCCAGGTAATGGGGTTGCTGAGCTTTCTGAACTGTGGGAAGAGCAAGAAACAGGCGATAGCTTAGAGACTAAATTACTAAAGGCAGTAGATAGAATGTTGCCTTTTTTACATAATATTTCTAGCGAAGGTAAAACCTGGCGAGAGCTTGGCATAAAGAAATCTCAAGTATTAGCAGCACATGCATTCATTGCCCATGATTTCCCTGAAATCCACTCATGGATGCTTGATAATATTCAGGTAGCAGTGCAAGAGGGTTGGCTACAAGACTCTTGATTATGATAATAATTGTATTACAGACTGTAAGCGTTGGCTTAAGTTTTTTTTGATAGTTGATTGGTTGTACATCAAATAGCGATAACAGAATAGCGTATAGTTTAAGGTTTACTATTGATACGTTTTTATACGGTGACATTATGATGTCTTTAGAGCTTAAAGTTCCACCGCCATTGCAAGCCTTAATTATAGGTGCTGTAATGTACGGGGTATCTAGAATGTTTCCCGCATTGCAGTTTTCACTGGTTGGGTCGGCTTGGCTGGGCGCTATTCTAACGATTATAGGGTTGGGTATTAGCATCATGGGGGTTACTGAATTTAAAAAAGCACAAACCACTATTAATCCGCATGTGCCGCACAATTCTACCAGTCTAGTAACCAATGGCATTTATCGATATACGCGCAATCCTATGTATCTAGGGTTGGTGCTTGTTTTATCAGGTTGGGGGCTATATTTGTCTAACTTATTAGCGTTTGCTCTCATTCCCATTTTTATCATTTATATAAGCCACTTTCAAATTCAACCAGAAGAAAGGATTATGGCGAAGAAGTTTGGCAATAAGTATCAAGTCTATCTAGCGAAAGTGCGCCGGTGGCTATAGTCGCTAATAAATACTTTATGTTAGATGATTGTGTTTAAAGGTTAAAAACGACAAGCTATCAAAGGTAGGAAAATAAAATGCGACTCGAAATCAACGTTATTGATGCCTTTACGGATACCCTGTTTAAAGGAAACTCAGCGGCAGTTATTATCACAGATAGCTGGTTAAGTGATGATTTGATGCAGTCTATTGCGATGGAAAATAATCTATCTGAGACTGCGTTTCTAGTGGTGGATGAGTCAGATACGCTAGATGATAAAGACCAGTCAGATACAGTCGTTACCTATCATATCCGCTGGTTTTCGCCACTGACTGAGATCGATTTTTGTGGTCATGCGACCTTAGCATCAGCTTTTGTCTTATTCAAAAAGAACCCTAGTCTAACCGTAATTAATTTTTTAGTGACTGCTGTTGGGACACTGTCAGTCGTACAAACAGACTCTGGCAAAATTCAAATGAATTTTCCTAATACTAAGCCTAACAAGGTCGATAGTATCCCAGAGAGTTTATTAGCGGGCTTATCTATTGCTCCTGTTGAGGTCTATTGTAATGGCCAGGCGTATTTTGTTATTTACCACTCTGAGTCTGACGTACTGTCGGTAGTTCGTGATAACGACACTTTGAAGCAGCTAAAGCCCTTAGATGTGGTGGTTACCTGCAAGACTGAGTCAGACCAATATAATAAATATAATTTTATCTCTAGGTATTTTTGGCCCGTAAATGGCGGTGACGAAGATCCAGTAACTGGATCAAGTCATACTGGATTGGCACCATTGTGGGCAGAGCGGCTGGGTAAAAATGAATTAATTGGTTATCAAGCGTCAAGTCGAGGCGGGGTGGTCGACTGTGTTGTTGCAGATGATAGAGTGTTTATTGCTGGCAATGCGGTGCACTATCTAACAGGATTTATTACTATTTAGCGTTATAAGTGCCCACTTGGTAATGTTTGGCGCTATGGTTTACTTAAGGAGTAGGTTGTTTTGTCTGAATTGAAGACCGTGGGTCTTTTTATGCTTACCGCGCTAGCGGAAATTGCTGGCTGCTACTTACCATACCTTTGGTTGCGAGAAGGTAAGTCGATTTGGCTTTTGATACCAGGGGCGTTGAGTTTGGTCGCTTTTGTATGGCTGTTGACCCTACATCCAACCGCTGCGGGCAGAGTCTATGCCGCTTATGGCGGTGTTTATATCTTTATGGCGATTATGTGGTTATGGACAGTCAATGGTATTCGGCCAACTATATGGGACATCGTAGGATCTGCGATAGCGCTGTTAGGCATGGCTATTATTATGTTTGCACCACGTAGCGCCTAAATTACTAACTACTAGCGGACGCTTGACAATTAAATCGTCGGATTTGAAAAGCGTGTTTGGACACTTGATGTTGTAGTAGAGGGCAAGGGCGAAAAGCCTGCTAGAAGACCAATGAAGGTGCGGTGAGATTTAACGTGATTAGATAGGCAATAGCTAGGCAGGCAATAGTTAGATAGTCAATGGCCACCCTAGACAACTGTAGTTAGTTGTCTGTGGATGGCCTGTCCTATTTAGTGCTTTCCGAGAATGCTGCCATCGTCTTTCTTCGATTGTTTAGCCGCTTTTTTCTCTTTTGCTGTTAAAAGCGGTTTCTTTTTTACGTTTTTTTTACTATCTTGACCTTTACTCATGATGCTCTCCTTTTGAGATGACCTTTTTGAAATAGCTTCTAATTTAGATAGCTTCTAAAATTTTGAACTAGGTTTTCAAACCCTTCAAGGTCAGCTTTAGCCAACCTAAAGGCTGTGTATTATAAGTGGTGTTTATTACTAGGCTGTCTGTTAACAGGCTACGCCGTCGCTGCCATTGTACTGCTTTATTAATACGTAGCAAAATCAGTATAGCCTTAAGACCGAGCAATAGCTAGCTGTTGCCAGCTAATAGCCCATCCAAAAAATAAAGATGACGTGGAAGGTAGATGCACGCACTACAACAAGTCGTTTCCGTCAGTCTAACAAGGTTAGCTTGGGCAATTCATTGTTTGAAATTGAGTTAAATAGACGACAGCGTTGATAAGCACTTACTTACGGATAGGATGGCGATTTGCTATAATAAGATATAAGCCGATTACTAGGTTCGGTAAATAATTATTCATGTCCATCGAGTACAATGATACTCACTGTTTTGGTTAATTTACTATTATGCGTATCCGTAAACTTTTTAAATTCGAAAATGCTCATATCGTTCGTAATTGTAGCTCTGAGCGCTGCAAGCATTCCATTCATGGTCATAGCTATCAGATTGAGTTGATTCTTGAGGCTCATAGCTTAGATCATGGACATATGGTTTATGACTTTGGGCTGTTGAAGTCCTCAATCAAGGACATTATTGATAGCTTTGATCACGCGATTTGTTTTTGGAATCAAGACGATCCTGAGTATATCGCTGCTTGCAAAAAGTTCAGTGCCCGCTGGATAAGTTTGCCAGTTTCTCCATCAGCTGAGCAGTTTTCACGGGTAATATTTTTTTGGGCGCAACAAGTATTACAGCAAACCCAGATGCAAAATGGTGAGGCTGATGTGAGTGTGTATTCAGTAATTGCTCACGAAACGGCAACCGGTTATGCACAATGCTTTGCTGATGATGTGGCCAATGATCAGATGGGTAAGCTTGAACTGGATAAGTTTGAATTTAGCGCGCAAGTTTGTGCTGAATGGCATGATCCAGAGCTATATGCCAAACTAATACGCGGTGAGCGTTTTATCAATCCATCGGTGACTATGCAGGTGCAGCCAGATGTCTAATGACGATGAGCGCTCCAAAAGTAATCAACAGTCGATAACGTTAGTGCTGACTTCTGAGGCAGATACCCAGCGCTTAGCCCAGCAGTTAGCCACTTTACCGTTATCAGGTAGCGTATGGCTGTCAGGTGATTTAGGCGTAGGTAAAACCACTTTAACTCGTTATTGGCTGCAGGCGTTAGGCCATATTGGAACGGTCAAAAGTCCAACCTATACCTTGGTCGAGCCTTATTATATTCAGCAGAATGATGGCATGAGTAAGCCGGTCTATCATGCGGACTTATACCGCCTACAAGATCCAGAAGAGCTGTCTTTCATTGGCTTTGATGAGTATCTTGATGAACCGGGTGCACTGATCATTATTGAATGGGCCAGTCGTGCTGACAGCTATCTACCACCGCCGACATTGTTTATTGATATGATTCAAGGTGATAGTGCTCAAGATGACAGTGCTCAAAGTGGCAATGCTCAAAGTGACGGCATTCAAAGTGGCGGCATTCAAAGTGGCGGCATTCAAATTGACAGTGCTCAAAGAAATAAGGAATTACGGAAAGTGGAGCTCAGACTGTCACGATTAGGGCAGGCGCAAGGGATTGATTTATCCGCACTGACTCTTTAAAGCCTCATCAATCGTGAACGCTTTAACTGTAATACTGATTTCGAGCATAGTCTTCTTGCCAAAATTTTCACCGTTAAGTTCTAAGCTTCAAAACTAAGCTTCAAAACTAAGTACCAAAATCCAGTGTCCTAACCTTCAATATGACCTTTATTATGCCAGATAATACTCATTCCGATACCCGTATCAAAAAGTTATCACCACTGCTAATCAATCAATTGGCAGCCGGTGAGGTAGTGACCCGCCCGTCGGCCGTGGTCAAAGAGCTGTTAGAAAATGCTATTGATGCTGGCGCTACTGATATAGAAATACGCATTACCCAAGGTGGCATGGGTATGATTGAAGTCGTGGATAATGGTGATGGTATTCATCCCGATGACATGGTGATGGCGATTACTCGTCATGCGACCAGCAAAGTCGCTGATATCGCTAATTTGCACGGTATTAGTACATTAGGCTTTCGCGGCGAGGCGCTCGCAGCCACAGCGGCTGTTTCTCGTCTAACATTGGCTAGCAGCCATAATGACAGTGGCATTGGCCGTCAGTTGCAAGTCGCTGGCGTGTTGGCAGATACACCCAAGCTAACGCCGGTCGTGCACAACCAAGGTACAACGATTACAGTAAAGGACCTATATTTTAACGTACCGGCGCGGCGCGGTAATCTTAAGTCTATTGGCACTGAGTTTGCTCATATTGAAATCGTTGTCCGTGAGGTAGCTTTAGCGCGTGCGGATGTGACCTTAAGCCTTTATCATGATCAAAAAAAACGTTTAACGTTATCGGCAACTTCAGTTGACAGCGCGGTTGGTAGTATAGCTGGTAGTAATGAGAATCATCTACCTTTGTCGCGTCTTGAGCAAGCATTAGGGCTCGCCTTAGTTGATAATGCGCTAGAAATAACAGTAGATCTATCGAGTCTTTTACACGAGTCAAATATTTCTTCTGACTATCCCAACAAGCGAGCAACTATCAGCGGTTGGTTATGGCCAGTTACTAATGAGCAGAGCAATCAAGCCACCTTTACCTCTCTGCCAAAGCTACTTTACGTGAATGGCCGCTTGGTTAAAGAAATCGCTATTAGCAACCAGCTACGTCAGCTTGCAACCAATGCTCAACTCGCTGGTATCGGCTACGCACTATATTTTGAATTACCCGGACATTGGCTTAATATTAATGTGCATCCCACTAAGCAGCGTATCAAAATCAGTCCTTTAAACAATGTTATGGCGCATTTAAGTCATGTCATCGCTCTTAAACTCAAAAAGATAAACACAAATACCTCGCAAGCGTCAATTCGTGCAGCACCTTTAGATAACCACTCACATGAAGCAGTTTCATTCAAAGATACTCCTTTGAAGGATGCGACTTCACACCAGCAAGTGCGAGCGCCTCAGTCTCAATATCAGCACTCAGATAAGCAACAGCTGTTAAACAAACCATTGCCAGAACCATCATATTTCGATATTAATAGTACTGATAATAGTAGCTTTGACAAAGAAAATAGCCTAAGTAGTAGTACCAATGACAGGCCATCTGCCTTTAGTAACTCACCTTTACCGCACTGCTTAAACGTGATTGATGATGTCTCTCAACGTTATCAAGCGACTTCGGCTGCTGCAATTGAAAGCGATGACCAGTCATCATTGCCGTGGTTATTGTTTTATAGTCAAGGACAATGTTTGCTCATCGATCAACAACGTTGGCAAGAAAATTGGCAGTCGGTATTTAAGGCTAAACTGGAGTCCCAGACGTTAGGTGAACAACAGTGCTTGGAGCAAGCGCTTGACAAGAAAAATACTGTGCCAGCTAGCGCTGCGATGATCAATCAGCAAATAAATAGCTGTGCCGAGCGCATGTCTACTCAGCAGTTAATAGCATTTAAAGAAACCATTGAACAAGCACTCAGTACTCATGCCCACTCTATGCTCAATACCGAGCAGCTACTCAAAGCCATGTTATCAAACGCGTCAACGTAAAAGGCCAGTATATGCGACTATTATCTGATAGCCCATCTCACACTCTGGCTGATAACAGTGTGGTGTGTTTGATGGCACCAACTGCTAGTGGTAAGACTGCGCTAGCTTATGAGCTGTATGACACAGGACGCTATGAGTTAATATCGGTAGACTCAGCGCTGATATATCGAGATATGAATATCGGCACCGCCAAGCCGACGAGTACTGAGCTACAAGGCTACCCGCATCACTTGGTAAATATTATTGATCCCATACAAAGTTATAGTGTGGCGGAGTTTGTCACGGACGTTGCGGGCCTTATTGATAGCTGTCACCAAAACGATAAAATACCCTTATTAATAGGGGGTACTATGATGTATTACATGGCGTTACTTGATGGGTTATCTCCTGTGCCAGACAGCAATGATAGTGTCCGTCAGCAAGTTGAGCAGTGGCGACAGGCTGAAGGTATCAGTACGCTGTACAGTTATCTTGGTAAGGTTGATCCTAGTAGCCATCAGCGCCTAAAGCCGGCAGATACCCAACGCATTACCCGTGCAGTTGAAGTATATCTACAAACGAATATCCCAATAAGCGACTGGCAGCGCAAACCTAAAAAAGCACTAGCGCATAATACTGCTC
The sequence above is a segment of the Psychrobacter sp. PL19 genome. Coding sequences within it:
- a CDS encoding GMC family oxidoreductase, which produces MEFDYIIVGGGSAGCVLAARLSEDPEIKVCLLEFGGDGKDLAVRVPAGLVLMVPGKPLKLNNWCFDTVPQTHLNNRIGFQPRGQCLGGSSAINAMVYTRGSPKDYNRWADLGCEGWGYDQLLPYFKKSENNSRGGDDHHGDSGPLNVTELLSPRPISNTFIDACAANGIDRNNDFNATKQDGAGLYQVTHFHGEKKGQRCSAAAAYVHPIEDDRPNLTIITGAMASRVLIEDQRAVGMVYNKSGEEYTIQARSEVILCSGTFGSPKILMLSGIGPKEQLQEHGIEVVYDSPNVGENLQDHLDVVFDYEVNTKDVFGITLGAAGKIIKGLSRWKKDGTGLLSTNFAEAGAFFSAKENDPKDWPDIQLHFLISRVVEHGRKIKLGHAVSVHTCYLRPESRGTVKLASNDPSEAPLIDPNYLSHPKDVEHMVAGAERTRAIMQEEAMAKFITKDYAGPDIEKDGLLGYIRNKADTIYHPVGTCRMGSDSLSVVDVDLKVRGVDGLRVVDASIMPTLISANTNGPTIAIAEKIADQIKAERAATADPMKAENINPIKAKEPAYA
- the tnpB gene encoding IS200/IS605 family element RNA-guided endonuclease TnpB, whose product is MSKQILKAHKIRLYPTEDQQIFFAKSFGCTRFIWNKMLSDKIEHYKESKTELKNTPAQYKTEFEWLKEIDSLALANVQQNLRSAYNKFFKQGSGFPKFKKKGIKDSYTTNNQKGTVAVTQSSVKLPKIGHIKAKVHRSINGLIKSATISKSPSGNYHVSLLVETVVDDLPKTQSNTGIDLGLIDFIVLSDGSKVANPKFLSKLQNKLAREQKILAKRRLVAKTQQRKLSESSNYQKQKTKVAKVYEKITNARKDFLHKLSFNLIKNHDVIAIEDLNVKGMVKNHKLAKAILDSSWSTFTTMLAYKADWYGKELVKIDRWYPSSKTCSGCGHLLTKAELPLSVRSWDCPSCLQKNNRDINASLNILNEGLRLVTLKTVGVTGLA
- a CDS encoding HD domain-containing protein, coding for MSNDLTAITEYLLELDALKLVNRRTYIDGGARLENSAEHSWHLAMACWSISRSFNLDISEEKLLKLALIHDLGEIDAGDTFLYASDRSTAHTAEREGVKRLKTYPGNGVAELSELWEEQETGDSLETKLLKAVDRMLPFLHNISSEGKTWRELGIKKSQVLAAHAFIAHDFPEIHSWMLDNIQVAVQEGWLQDS
- a CDS encoding methyltransferase family protein, translated to MMSLELKVPPPLQALIIGAVMYGVSRMFPALQFSLVGSAWLGAILTIIGLGISIMGVTEFKKAQTTINPHVPHNSTSLVTNGIYRYTRNPMYLGLVLVLSGWGLYLSNLLAFALIPIFIIYISHFQIQPEERIMAKKFGNKYQVYLAKVRRWL
- a CDS encoding PhzF family phenazine biosynthesis protein, translating into MRLEINVIDAFTDTLFKGNSAAVIITDSWLSDDLMQSIAMENNLSETAFLVVDESDTLDDKDQSDTVVTYHIRWFSPLTEIDFCGHATLASAFVLFKKNPSLTVINFLVTAVGTLSVVQTDSGKIQMNFPNTKPNKVDSIPESLLAGLSIAPVEVYCNGQAYFVIYHSESDVLSVVRDNDTLKQLKPLDVVVTCKTESDQYNKYNFISRYFWPVNGGDEDPVTGSSHTGLAPLWAERLGKNELIGYQASSRGGVVDCVVADDRVFIAGNAVHYLTGFITI
- a CDS encoding YnfA family protein is translated as MSELKTVGLFMLTALAEIAGCYLPYLWLREGKSIWLLIPGALSLVAFVWLLTLHPTAAGRVYAAYGGVYIFMAIMWLWTVNGIRPTIWDIVGSAIALLGMAIIMFAPRSA
- a CDS encoding 6-pyruvoyl trahydropterin synthase family protein — translated: MRIRKLFKFENAHIVRNCSSERCKHSIHGHSYQIELILEAHSLDHGHMVYDFGLLKSSIKDIIDSFDHAICFWNQDDPEYIAACKKFSARWISLPVSPSAEQFSRVIFFWAQQVLQQTQMQNGEADVSVYSVIAHETATGYAQCFADDVANDQMGKLELDKFEFSAQVCAEWHDPELYAKLIRGERFINPSVTMQVQPDV
- the mutL gene encoding DNA mismatch repair endonuclease MutL, which produces MPDNTHSDTRIKKLSPLLINQLAAGEVVTRPSAVVKELLENAIDAGATDIEIRITQGGMGMIEVVDNGDGIHPDDMVMAITRHATSKVADIANLHGISTLGFRGEALAATAAVSRLTLASSHNDSGIGRQLQVAGVLADTPKLTPVVHNQGTTITVKDLYFNVPARRGNLKSIGTEFAHIEIVVREVALARADVTLSLYHDQKKRLTLSATSVDSAVGSIAGSNENHLPLSRLEQALGLALVDNALEITVDLSSLLHESNISSDYPNKRATISGWLWPVTNEQSNQATFTSLPKLLYVNGRLVKEIAISNQLRQLATNAQLAGIGYALYFELPGHWLNINVHPTKQRIKISPLNNVMAHLSHVIALKLKKINTNTSQASIRAAPLDNHSHEAVSFKDTPLKDATSHQQVRAPQSQYQHSDKQQLLNKPLPEPSYFDINSTDNSSFDKENSLSSSTNDRPSAFSNSPLPHCLNVIDDVSQRYQATSAAAIESDDQSSLPWLLFYSQGQCLLIDQQRWQENWQSVFKAKLESQTLGEQQCLEQALDKKNTVPASAAMINQQINSCAERMSTQQLIAFKETIEQALSTHAHSMLNTEQLLKAMLSNAST
- the miaA gene encoding tRNA (adenosine(37)-N6)-dimethylallyltransferase MiaA translates to MRLLSDSPSHTLADNSVVCLMAPTASGKTALAYELYDTGRYELISVDSALIYRDMNIGTAKPTSTELQGYPHHLVNIIDPIQSYSVAEFVTDVAGLIDSCHQNDKIPLLIGGTMMYYMALLDGLSPVPDSNDSVRQQVEQWRQAEGISTLYSYLGKVDPSSHQRLKPADTQRITRAVEVYLQTNIPISDWQRKPKKALAHNTAQQWHALTVMPDRAWLHTRIEQRLDIMWQEGLVAEVLGLLERYPLTPNLPAMRCVGYRQVLEYLVHVDHPVFAQPHLNKALFYDAFEPFDETNAKQAQQNNTRQQTRHSIEPNSPLEVLACQQMQNKALYATRQLAKRQYTWLRKLTQLPSLSSGIPSIFSSPNTINNPMNSAVDNQTIVQPFTTMAQAKNYLF